In Streptomyces paludis, the genomic stretch CGTCCGTTCCGGCGCTGAAAGCCCTTTCTGGGCGTACACGTTCGAGCGGATGGGATCGCTTTATACCATCGTGGACGCTCGTCTGTGTACAACTTCTGTTATTCGGCGCAAACTGCTGAAAGCAGACGGTCGTTGGGGTTACTGTCAGTTTCGTGTTCGCTGCAGAACGTCGCCAATTGATTCTCGAAATGGTGCGCGCCAACGGGGCCGTGTCGCTCCGTGAGCTTGCCCGTGTCGTCCAGACCTCTGAAGTGACCGTACGGCGGGACGTGCGGGCGCTGGAGGCCGAAGGACTCCTCGACCGCCGGCACGGCGGTGCGGTACTGCCGGGTGGATTCACGCGAGAATCCGGCTTTCCGCAAAAATCGCATCTCGCAACGGCGGAGAAGACGGCCATCGCCGATCTCGCCGCGAGCCTCGTCGAAGAGGGCGAAGCCGTGGTCGTCGGCGCCGGTACGACCACGCAGGAGCTGGCCCGCCGGCTCGCGCGGATCCCCGGGCTGACCGTCGTCACCAACTCCCTGCTGGTCGCGCAGGCGCTGGCGCACGCCAACCGCGTCGAGGTCGTCATGACCGGCGGAACGCTGCGCGGCTCCAACTACGCGCTCGTCGGCAGCGGCGCGGAACAGTCCCTCCAGGGCCTCCGCGTCACCCGCGCGTTCCTCTCGGGGAGCGGGCTGACGGCCGAACGCGGCCTCTCCACGTCCAACATGCTCTCGGCGAGCGTCGACCGGGCGCTGGTGCAGGCGGCGGCGGAGGTCGTCGTCCTCGCCGACCACACGAAGCTCGGCACCGACACGATGTTCCAGACGGTGCCCACCGATCTGATCAGCCGCCTCGTCACCAACGAGCCGCCCGCGCAGGACGAGCGCGCGGCGACGGAGCTTCAGGCGCTGGCGGATCAGGGCGTACGGGTGTCGGTGGCGGGCGGCGTCGCGTCCGGGGTGGCCGGCGGGTCCGGTGGTTCTGCCGGAGGTGACTCGGGGGGGCCGCCGGGGGCGCGGTCGCGCCGCGATGTGCCGCTTCCGGGGCAGCGCCGTACGCATGGCCCGTCCGGGCCGGGGAGCCCGTCCGGCGGGACGGGGGGCGCGCAGCCGTTACGGAGCGCACCGCCGCTGGCCCAGCAGGAGCCGGGGGAGCGGGCTCGGGTGGCGGACATGCGGCGTCGGTAGTCCGGGGTGCGACCGGGTCGCCTCCCGGCTGGGGGTCGTGGGGTTTGGACGGGTGCGGGGTGCGGCTGGTTCGTTTTGTGCCGGAGGCCGGGGCACTCCGGAGGCGCATCCCCGGATGCATGATTTACGCCGCCGCGCGGCAGGGTTCTTCGACTGCGGACCGTACAGCGGCACAAATCACGCTCTACATCCGGGGACGTCACCTCCTGCGACCCCGGCCCCCTCCCGTCGGTGGACGGCCTGTGTCCAAACGTCCTGGGCTCAGCCCGAGACGTCCGGAACCCCAGGTTCTTACCGCGTCGCAAGGCCCATCAGCGTCAGTTTCAGCAGGCGGTCCGCCACGTCCGGGTCGGACGGAGTCTGTTCCGCGGCCAGGGCGATCGCGTTGGTGAGCTGGAGGAGGTCGTCGATGGAGACCTCGGGGCGTACATGGCCGGACTCCACCGCGCGGGCGAGGAGGCGGGCGCCGGCCTCGCGGAGGGGGGCGCAGCACTCGAAGAGGGCTGAACTCGTGTCGTGGGACGCGGACATGAGGGCGCGGGAGAGGCCGCGGTACTCGCCGGCGTGGGTGACGATGGCGCCCAGCCACTCGACCAGCGCCGTGCAGGGGCGGTCCGCCGCGGCCAGTTCGCGGGAGCGGGCCAGGAGTGTGGTGAGGGCTTCGCCGAAGACGGCGTTCATGAGGGCGTGGCGGTTCGGGAAGTGGCGGTACAGCGTGCCGATGCCGACGCCCGCGCGGCGCGCGATGTCCTCCAGGGAGGCGTCCGTACCGTGCGCGGCGAAGCTGAGGCGGGCCTCGGTGAGCAGGCGGTCGTAGTTGCGGCGGGCGTCGGCGCGCATCGGCCGGGCCGGTGCTGTCGCCGGTGCCGGGGCCGGGCCGGTCGGCCTCGTTGCCGTGTTGCTCGCCATCGCGGTGCCTCCTGTCTCTCCCCGTGGCGTCCAGGATGCCACCGAGGCCCCGTCCGGTGGACCGGGCGGGGCCTCAGGGCCGTAGAAGGAAGAGCGTCAGCTCTTGATCTCGCAGATGGTGGCGCCGGACGTGAGGGAGGCGCCGACCTCGGCGCTCAGGCCCTTGACCGTGCCGGAGCGGTGCGCGTTGAGGGGCTGCTCCATCTTCATGGCTTCGAGGACGACGATGAGGTCGCCCTCCTTGACCTCCTGGCCCTCCTCGACGGCCACCTTGACGATGGTGCCCTGCATCGGGGAGGCGAGCGTGTCGCCGGAGGCCGCGGAGGCGGACTTCTTGGCGGCGCGCCGCTTCGGTTTGGCGCCGGCGGCGAGGCCGGTACGGGCCAGGGACATGCCGAGGCTGACCGGGAGGGAGACCTCCAGGCGCTTGCCGCCGACCTCGACCACGATGGTCTCGCGGCCGGACTCGTCCTCGTCGCTCTCACCGGGGACGGTGAACGCCGGGATCTCGTTGACGAACTCCGTCTCGATCCAGCGGGTGTGGACCGTGAACGGGTCGGCGGTGAAGGCGGGGTCGCTGACCACGGCGCGGTGGAAGGGGATCGCGGTGGCCATGCCCTCGACGTTGAACTCGGCGAGGGCGCGGGCCGCGCGCTGGAGGGCCTGCTCGCGGGTGGCGCCGGTGACGATGAGCTTGGCCAGCAGCGAGTCCCAGGCGGGGCCGATGACCGAGCCGGACTCCACGCCCGCGTCCAGCCGGACGCCGGGGCCGGACGGCGGGGCGAAGACCGTCACCGTGCCGGGGGCCGGGAGGAAGCCGCGGCCCGGGTCCTCGCCGTTGATGCGGAACTCGAAGGAGTGGCCGCGTACGGCGGGGTCGCCGTAGCCCAGCTCCTCGCCGTCGGCGATACGGAACATCTCGCGGACGAGGTCGAGGCCGGTGACCTCCTCGGTGACCGGGTGCTCCACCTGGAGGCGGGTGTTGACCTCAAGGAAGGAGATCGTGCCGTCCTGGCCGACGAGGAACTCGACCGTGCCGGCGCCGACATAGTCGGCCTCGCGCAGGATCGCCTTCGAGGCGGCGTACAGCTCGGCGTTCTGCGCCTCGGTGAGGAACGGCGCGGGGGCCTCCTCGACCAGCTTCTGGTGGCGGCGCTGGAGCGAGCAGTCGCGGGTGGAGACGACGACGACGTTGCCGTGCGAGTCGGCCAGGCACTGGGTCTCGACGTGCCGGGGGCGGTCGAGGTAGCGCTCCACGAAGCACTCGCCGCGGCCGAAGGCGGCGACGGCCTCGCGGACCGCCGAGTCATACAGCTCGGGGATCTCTTCGAGCGTACGGGCGACCTTGAGGCCGCGTCCGCCACCGCCGAAGGCGGCCTTGATGGCGATCGGCAGGCCGTGCTGCTCGGCGAACGCGACGACCTCGGCGGAGCCGGAGACCGGGTCGGGGGTGCCCGCGACCAGCGGGGCGCCGGCGCGCTGGGCGATGTGCCGGGCGGCGACCTTGTCGCCGAGGTCGCGGATGGCCTGCGGGGGCGGGCCGATCCAGATCAGGTCCGCGTCCAGTACGGCCTGGGCGAACTCGGCGTTCTCGGACAGGAAGCCGTAGCCGGGGTGGATCGCGTCCGCCCCCGAGTCCTTGGCAGCCTGGAGCACCTTCGCGATGTCCAGATAGCTGGCCGCCGGGGTGTCACCGCCCAGGGCGAACGCCTCGTCTGCCGCGCGGACATGCAGGGCGTCCCGGTCCGGGTCGGCGTAGACGGCTACGCTTCCGATCCCGGCGTCCCGGCAGGCCCGGGCAACGCGGACAGCGATTTCGCCACGGTTGGCGATGAGCACCTTGCGCACGATGGCTCCCTCCTCGAAACAAGTTGAGTTTAGGGACTGCCGACACGCCCTTCTGGCCTGTCCCCCATGTTGACGCAGATTGCGCGGAGCGCGGTCAGGACCTGGCTCGCGGCGCGAAATCCCTTGTGACACCACGGTACGCCGGGATCCTTTGTCGCACAGTAGCGCTCGAATGTGGTCCAGCTCTCTGTCCGAGTGCCCCTCGGCGGATCACGATTCTTTGTGGGGTCCCTACGAATGGCGGAATGATTTTTTGCCCCGGTGCCGGTCCGGTGCCGGGCGGTGCGGCCCGCTGCCCAGCCCGTGCCGGAGAGTGGGGGCGCGTCAGGCCCAGAGGTCGGTGATTCCCACCCCGTGCTCGGCCAGGAGCCGGCGCAGCAGCGGCAGCGACAGACCGATGACATTGCCGTGGCTGCCCTCGACGGAGTCCACGAACGGTGCCGAGCGGCCGTCGAGGGTGAAGGCGCCCGCGACATGGAGCGGTTCGCCGGAGGCGACGTACGCGGCGATCTCGGCGTCGGTCGGCTCGCCGAAGCGGACGGTGGTCGAGGCGGTCTCGCCGACGCGGCGGCCGGTCGCGTTGTCGATGACGCAGTGGCCCGTACGGAGCACACCCGCGCGGCCGCGCATGGACTTCCAGCGGGCGGTGGCCTCCTCGGCGTCGGCCGGCTTGCCGAGCGCCTCGCCGTCGAGTTCGAGGACGGAGTCGCAGCCGACGACGAGGGCGCCGGCGGTCTCTTCGAGCGCGGCCACGGCGGTCGCCTTGGCCTCGGCGAGTACGAGCGCGAGTGCGGCGGGGGTGGCGGCGGTCAGCGCGTCCTCGTCCACCCCGCTGACGATCACCTCGGGGGCGAGCCCGGCCTGCCGGAGCAGTCCGAGACGGGCGGGCGAGGCGGAGGCCAGGACGAGACGGCGGCGGAGCGGTTCGGCGGTCATACCGGTCATCGTAGGACGCGGGGGTACGGGGCCGGCCGGGCGGGCGTGCGGGGGCGGCGGAGCCTCGGTCGCCCGTTCAGATGAAGCCCAGGATGATCATGCCCGCCACGATGGCGAGGGCGAGCAGGATGCCTGCGCGGCGCATCATGAACTGTGCGTCGCGCAGCTCCTGCGGGGGCTGATTCTCAGGGTCGGACCACAACATGCCTTTGATCCTCCGGCGCGGTCGGCGTGGATGCCTGAGTACCCGTACTCAAGAGTTGTTCAGGAGTGCACCGGTCGTCCGCTCAGCGGCCACTCGTTCCGGCGCCGATCGCGGGCCGCGGGCGGGGTTCCGGGCCGCGGCCCTGACGGCCTTGGCGGCCCCGGCGGCCCTGGCGCCCCGGGCGGCCGGGCCGGCCGGGCGAGCGGCGCGTCGGGGTGGACGGGACGCCCTGGAGCCGGATGACCGCCTGGAGGCCGCCGCCCTGGGCGGGCAGCAGGATCGCCTCGCCGCCGCCGGCCAGCGTCAGGCGCTGGACCAGGGAGAGGCCCAGGCCCGTACCGCCCTTGGGGGCGTCCGGCGCGCGCCAGAAGCGGTCGAAGGCGCGGCGGCGCTGCTCGGCCGTCATCCCCGGCCCCTGGTCCACGACGCTCAGCTCCGCGCCGGTGGAGGTCGGCCGCAGGACCACGGTCACCGAGCCGTTGATGAAGGAGACGCGCAGCGCGTTGGAGAGCAGGTTGTCCAGGATCTGTTCGACCGCGCCGGGGACGGCCAGCGCCGGGCCGACCGTCTCGCCCGCCAGGAGCAGCCGTACGCCCTGCTGCTCGTACAGGCCGTGCCACGCCGTGAGGCGCTCCCGTACCACCGCTTCCAGATCGACCGGCTCCGGCGTGAGCGCGGTCTCCTCCATCCGGGCGAGCGCCAGCAGCCCTTCGACCATCCGGGCCAGCCGGTCGGTCTCGGTCATCGCCGCAGTCAGGTTCGGACGCAGATGGGGCGGTACGTCGATCTCCAGGTTGTCCAGCCGCAGCCGCAGCGCCGCCAGCGGGGTCTTCAGCTGGTGGGACGCCTCGCCCGCGAAGGCGCTCTGGGAGGCGAGCAGGTGTTCCAGCAGCGCGGCCGTCCGGTTGAACGTCGCGGCCAGCCGCCGTACCTCGGGCGGCCCCTTGGTGACGGAGGCCGGGCTGGTGAGGCTGCCGCTCGCCAGCGTGCGGGCGGCGCGCTCCAGTTCGAGGATGGGCCTGCCTATCCAGCGGGTCAGGACGAGCGCCACCACGGCGACGCCCACCAGCACCCCGAGCCCGCCCAGCGCCAGCGTCAGCCACACCCGGTGGACATCGTCGGCGACCGTGTCGGTGGGCACCGCCAGCCGTACCGCGCCCTGGAGCTGTCCGTCGTGGCGCACCGGCACGGCGACCGACAGCCAGCTGACGCCGCCGACGGTGGTCGTACGGACATCGGCGCCGGCGCCGCCGCGCAGCGCGTCGACGACCTCCGGCAGTTCGGCGAGGCCCTCCCGCTCCTGGGCGGTGAGCCCGTGGGAGGAGTAGAGCAGCGCGCCCCGGGGGCCGACGACGAAGATCTGGCCGCCGATCCGGGTGGCGCACGCCGTGACATGCGTGGCGAGGTCGTCCGGCCGCCCGTACGCGAGGGAGAGCGCGGCGTAGTCGGCGACCGACTCGGCCTCCTGGTGGGCCGCGTTGGTGGCGCGGTCCCGCTCGGCGCCGCTGTAGACGTACCCGAGCGGGATCTCCAGGCAGACGAGGACCAGCGCGGCCAGCGTCAGATAGCTGAGGAGCAGTCGGCGCGTCACCGGAGCGCGTCGCTGCTGGTGCGGACCGCGAGGCGCAGACCCACCCCGCGCAGCGTCTGGATCCACGCCGGGTCGCCCAACTTGCGCCGCAGCGTGGCGACATGGACGTCCAGCGTCTTGGTCGGACCGTGGAAGTGCGGATCCCAGACCCGGTCCAGGATCTGCTGGCGCGAGTAGACCGCGCCCGGGTCCTCGGTCAGCAGCGCCAGCAGGTCGAACTCCTTGGGCGTGAGCGGGATCTGCCGCTCCCCGACCCAGACCTGGCGGGTGCGGCGGTCGACGATCAGCGCTCCGGTGGGGGAGGTCGGGTCGGGATCGGGGGCAGGCTCGGGGGCGGGATCGGGGGCGCGCAGAGGTGCGGACCGGGGGGTCGACAGGGGTACGGGTATGGGGAAGCCCACCGGGTCCTGTGCGCCGAACGCCGGTCCGAAACCGAAGCCGGCGGCCGGGGCCGGTGTCGGTGCCTGGAACGGTGTCGGCGCCGGTGCTGGGATCGGTGTCGGCAGCGGTGCCTGGAGCGGGCCCGGGTCGGTGCCGAACCCCGGCGGCGGGCCGAAGCCGTCCGGTGTGCCGAAGCCCGCCGGCACACCGCTGCGGCGCGTCACCGCGCGGATCCGGGCGATCAACTCCCGTACGCTGAACGGCTTCGCGAGATAGTCGTCGGCGCCCAGCTCCAGCCCCAGGACCCGGTCGGCCTCCGTGCCGCGCGCCGTGAGCATGATGATCGGCACGCCCGAGACCCGCCGGATGCCCCGGCAGACGTCGATGCCGTCCATGTCCGGCAGCCCCAGATCGAGCAGCACGATATCGCCGTACGGGCCACGCAGCCCGGCCGCGCCGGTGGCCGCCCGGTCCACCGTCAGACCGTATCGGCCGAGCCCCTCGGCCAGGGGTTCGGCGATGGTCTCGTCGTCCTCGATGAGCAAGGCCCGAAGGGTCATTGAGTTCCGTTTCTCCCTGAATCCGGACACCGCGAATTCCCCGGGTCCCGGACCCGGGGAGCACACCGTACAGTGAATTCACTGAAGGTGCCCGTATTCACCGGCACTGGGATCCGGATCACAGGATAGAGGCCACTCGGGCCAAATTCTTCCTGAGGTTTAGTGTTCTTCTAACCTTCGCCTTGCCCGGTCGTCCCTACGGTGTGGAAGCAGGTCCTGGCCGCAGCCACACCGTTGGAGGAGGCACCATGAAGGCACTGCTCGACCGCGCCCGATCGTTCCGGCGCAGGGTGGATTTCGAGAGCGACGCATACCGGAAACTGGCCGAAGGTCAATTTCCGGAGGCGCTCTTCGTCGCCTGTTCCGATTCTCGGGTGATTCCGGCACTGATCACCGGTGCGCGACCCGGCGAGGTATTCGAAATGCGCAATGCGGGCAACATCGTGCCGCCCCACCGGCCCTGCGCGGTGTCCGGGGAGGCAGCCACCATCGAGTACGCGCTGGAAGTGCTGGATGTTCAGGACATCGTCGTCTGCGGCCACTCGCACTGTGGTGCGATGGGCGCGCTGGCCTCCGGCAAGGATCTCTCCGGGCTGCCCGGGGTCGGCGCCTGGCTGGAGGTCGCCCGGCCGGGGCTCGCCTCCGTACTCGAACGGCCCGTGCCCGGCGACGGCGGGATCATGGGCGGAGCTACGGGCCAAACCCCGGGCGAACCCGGATCCGCGCTGGTCACCGAGCTGGCGCAGCTGAACGTACGGGTGCAGCTGGCCGCCCTGCGCGAGTACCCGGCCGCCCGGCGGCGGCTGGCCGAGGGACGGCTGCGGCTGCACGGCTGGTACTACGAGGTGGACACCGGCGAGGTGTGGGAGCTGGACGAGAGCGACAACAGCTTTCTGGTGCACGCGTGCTGAGCCCGGGACAGGGCCGGCGCCATGAGTACGGTTACGGTCCCGGCGCCGTCCAGCAGGCCCCGGTCGGCGGCGGCGGACGCCACCGCGCACGGCACGCCGCGCCGCCAGGACCCAGCCGTACGCACCCCCAACCGGTCACCTCCTACGCGGACTTCGACGCCTTCGACGCGCACTACGCGCAGGGAGCACAGGGCGCGCAGGGCGCGCACGGGACCTATGGCGCGCCCACGCGCCCCACGATGCCGCCCCGCCCGCCGGCCGCGCCGCCGCCACGGCCACCCGATCTCGCGAAGAAGCCCGGCAACGCACCTGGTACCGCGCCCAAGGTGGACCTCGCCACCGAGATCGTCGCCTCCTTCGTCGTCTTCCTCGTCGCGCTCCCGCTCTGCATCGGCGTCGCCGTGGCCTCCGGTGCCCCGCCGGAGCTGGGCATCATCTCGGGTGTCGTCGGCGGCCTGGTCGTGGGCATGGCGCGCGGCTCGACGCTCCAGGTCAGCGGCCCGGCCGCCGGGCTCGCCGCGCTCGTCGCGGACGCCGTGCTGGAGTTCGGCCTCGCCACCCTCGGGGTGATCGTGCTGGCGTCCGGGGTGCTCCAGATCGGACTGGGGCTGATCCGGCTCGGCCGGATGTTCCAGGCGATCTCCATCGCGGTCGTCCAGGGCATGCTGGCCGGGATCGGGCTGCCGCTCATGTTCAGCCAGCTCTATCCGATGGCCGACGCCAAGGCGGTCGGCAAGCCGGTCGAGAACATGCTCGGTGTCCCCGGGCTCCTCGTGGACACCTTCGCCGATCCCCAGAAGGCGATCGCGGCGGCGCTCGGCGCGGTCACCGTCGCGCTGAGCTTCGTATGGAAGAAGATCCCGCTGCCCGGCCCGCTGAAGAAGGTGCCGGCCGCGCTGGTCGCGGTGGCCGGCGGGATGGCGGTGGCGGCGCTGCCCGGGGTGGAGATCACCACGCTCCAGGTCGGCAATCTGCTCGCCTCCGTACAGGTGCCGGGACCCACGCAGTTCGCGGCGCTCGCCAACGGCGCCGTGCTCACCACCGTCCTCACCTTCACCGTCATCGCCTCGGCGGAGAGCCTCTTCACCGCCGCCGCCGTGGACCGTATGCACAGCGGCCCCCGCACCCGCTACAACTCCGAGCTGATCGCCCAGGGCGCCGGCAACACCCTCTGCGGACTCCTCGGCGCGCTGCCCATGACGGCCGTCGTCGCGCGCAGCTCGGCCAACGTCCAGGCGGGCGCGAAGACCCGGATCTCCCGCACCCTGCACGGGCTGTGGCTGCTGGCCTTCGCGCTGCTGCTGCCGAACGTGCTTGCGCTCATCCCGGTCTGCGTACTGGCCGGGGTGCTGGTGCACAGCGGCTGGAAGCTGTTCGCGCCGGAGGAGTTCCCGAAGATGTGGCGGCAGGACCGGGGCGAGTTCGGCGTCATGACCCTGACCACCGTAGTGATCGTCGCCACCGCCCTGCTCGAAGGCGTGCTGGTGGGGCTGGCGGCGGGGATCGGGCTGGCCGCGCTGCGGATGTCCCGTACCTCCGTACGCACCGAGGTACGGGACGACACGGCGAAGCTGGTCATGACGGGCAACGTGACCTTCCTGCGGCTGCCGAAGCTCATCGACGCGCTGGAGGAGGTCGCCGCCGCCGGGACGCCCCGGATCCGGCTCGACCTGACCGGTGTGACCCACTGGGACCACGCCTGCCGCAGCCAGGTCGACGAGTTCGTCGCCCAGCGCCGGGCCTCGGGCGGGATACGGGTGGAGCTGCTCCGCCCGGACGAGCCGGGCGCCCCGACCCCGCCGGTGGTTCAAGCGGCTCCCGCGGCGCCGGACGTGCCCGGCCCGACGGCGGAGTGGTTCTACCTCGACCCGACCCCGGTGGAGGATCTGCTGCCGCCGGAACAGCGCATCTGGGCGCGCGCTGACCGCTAGCCGGCACGCTCTAGCCGGGCCAGTACGTACGTGCCCACGCGCGCGGTCCCGGCGCCGGCAGCCGGTGGTGGGCGATCCGGGCCGGGGCGGACCACTCGGCGGGCGGCGCCGGGGGGCCCGCCGCCTGCCCGGACGCCGCCGTCGCCGCCGCGCGGGCCTGGACCACGGCGAGGGCGGCGGCCAGCTCCTCGGGGGTGGGGTTGCCTCGTACAACCTTGATCATCGTGGGCTCCAGGGCTGGACAGGAACGGATAGGACTAGAGGGGGATGTTGCCGTGCTTCTTCGGCGGGAGGCTCTCCCGCTTCGTCCGCAGCTGCCGCAGCCCGCGCACCACATACGCCCGGGTGTCCGACGGCATGATCACCGCGTCGACATAACCGCGCTCGGCCGCCACATACGGGTTGAGCAGCGCGTCCTCGTACTCCTGGATCAGCCCGGCGCGCACCGACTCGCGCGCCTCGTCGTCGCCCGCCGCCGCGATCGCGCGCCGGTGCAGGATGTTGACGGCGCCCTGCGCGCCCATCACGGCGATCTGGGCGGTCGGCCAGGCGAAGTTGAGGTCGGCGCCCAGGTGCTTGGAGCCCATCACGTCGTACGCGCCGCCGAACGCCTTCCGGGTGATCACCGTGATCAGCGGCACCGTGGCCTCGGCGTACGCGTAGATCAGCTTGGCGCCGCGCCGGATGATCCCGCCGTACTCCTGGTCGACGCCCGGCAGGAAGCCCGGCACGTCCACGAAGGTCAGGACGGGGATGTTGAAGGCGTCGCAGGTCCGCACGAACCGCGCGGCCTTCTCCGAGGCGTTGATGTCCAGACAGCCCGCGAACTGGAGCGGCTGGTTCGCTACGACGCCCACCGGGAATCCCTCGACCCGGCCGAAGCCCGTGATGATGTTCGGCGCGAAGAGCGCCTGTGTCTCCAGGAACTCGCCGTCGTCCAGGACATGTTCGATCGCCGTGTGCATGTCGTACGGCTGGTTCGCGGAGTCGGGGATCAGCGTGTCCAGCTCGCGGTCCTCGTCGGTCGCTTCGAGGTCGGCCTCCTCGGGGAAGGCGGGCGGCTCGGAGAGGTTGTTCGACGGGAGGTACGAGAGCAGGGACTTGACGTAGTCGATGGCGTCCTTCTCGTCGCCCGCCATGTGGTGCGCGACCCCGGACACGGTGTTGTGCGTACGGGCGCCGCCCAGCTCCTCGAAGCCGACGTCCTCGCCCGTCACCGTCTTGATCACATCGGGACCGGTGATGAACATGTGCGAGGTCTGATCGACCATCACCGTGAAGTCCGTGATCGCCGGCGAGTACACCGCGCCGCCCGCGCACGGCCCCACGATCAGGCTGATCTGCGGCACCACACCGGAGGCGTGCACATTGCGGCGGAAGATCTCGGCGAAGAGACCGAGCGCGGCCACCCCCTCCTGGATCCGGGCGCCACCGCCG encodes the following:
- a CDS encoding DeoR/GlpR family DNA-binding transcription regulator, encoding MFAAERRQLILEMVRANGAVSLRELARVVQTSEVTVRRDVRALEAEGLLDRRHGGAVLPGGFTRESGFPQKSHLATAEKTAIADLAASLVEEGEAVVVGAGTTTQELARRLARIPGLTVVTNSLLVAQALAHANRVEVVMTGGTLRGSNYALVGSGAEQSLQGLRVTRAFLSGSGLTAERGLSTSNMLSASVDRALVQAAAEVVVLADHTKLGTDTMFQTVPTDLISRLVTNEPPAQDERAATELQALADQGVRVSVAGGVASGVAGGSGGSAGGDSGGPPGARSRRDVPLPGQRRTHGPSGPGSPSGGTGGAQPLRSAPPLAQQEPGERARVADMRRR
- a CDS encoding TetR/AcrR family transcriptional regulator, whose product is MRADARRNYDRLLTEARLSFAAHGTDASLEDIARRAGVGIGTLYRHFPNRHALMNAVFGEALTTLLARSRELAAADRPCTALVEWLGAIVTHAGEYRGLSRALMSASHDTSSALFECCAPLREAGARLLARAVESGHVRPEVSIDDLLQLTNAIALAAEQTPSDPDVADRLLKLTLMGLATR
- a CDS encoding acetyl/propionyl/methylcrotonyl-CoA carboxylase subunit alpha, which translates into the protein MRKVLIANRGEIAVRVARACRDAGIGSVAVYADPDRDALHVRAADEAFALGGDTPAASYLDIAKVLQAAKDSGADAIHPGYGFLSENAEFAQAVLDADLIWIGPPPQAIRDLGDKVAARHIAQRAGAPLVAGTPDPVSGSAEVVAFAEQHGLPIAIKAAFGGGGRGLKVARTLEEIPELYDSAVREAVAAFGRGECFVERYLDRPRHVETQCLADSHGNVVVVSTRDCSLQRRHQKLVEEAPAPFLTEAQNAELYAASKAILREADYVGAGTVEFLVGQDGTISFLEVNTRLQVEHPVTEEVTGLDLVREMFRIADGEELGYGDPAVRGHSFEFRINGEDPGRGFLPAPGTVTVFAPPSGPGVRLDAGVESGSVIGPAWDSLLAKLIVTGATREQALQRAARALAEFNVEGMATAIPFHRAVVSDPAFTADPFTVHTRWIETEFVNEIPAFTVPGESDEDESGRETIVVEVGGKRLEVSLPVSLGMSLARTGLAAGAKPKRRAAKKSASAASGDTLASPMQGTIVKVAVEEGQEVKEGDLIVVLEAMKMEQPLNAHRSGTVKGLSAEVGASLTSGATICEIKS
- a CDS encoding Maf family protein, with the translated sequence MTGMTAEPLRRRLVLASASPARLGLLRQAGLAPEVIVSGVDEDALTAATPAALALVLAEAKATAVAALEETAGALVVGCDSVLELDGEALGKPADAEEATARWKSMRGRAGVLRTGHCVIDNATGRRVGETASTTVRFGEPTDAEIAAYVASGEPLHVAGAFTLDGRSAPFVDSVEGSHGNVIGLSLPLLRRLLAEHGVGITDLWA
- the mmpB gene encoding morphogenic membrane protein MmpB, with the translated sequence MLWSDPENQPPQELRDAQFMMRRAGILLALAIVAGMIILGFI
- a CDS encoding sensor histidine kinase; this translates as MTRRLLLSYLTLAALVLVCLEIPLGYVYSGAERDRATNAAHQEAESVADYAALSLAYGRPDDLATHVTACATRIGGQIFVVGPRGALLYSSHGLTAQEREGLAELPEVVDALRGGAGADVRTTTVGGVSWLSVAVPVRHDGQLQGAVRLAVPTDTVADDVHRVWLTLALGGLGVLVGVAVVALVLTRWIGRPILELERAARTLASGSLTSPASVTKGPPEVRRLAATFNRTAALLEHLLASQSAFAGEASHQLKTPLAALRLRLDNLEIDVPPHLRPNLTAAMTETDRLARMVEGLLALARMEETALTPEPVDLEAVVRERLTAWHGLYEQQGVRLLLAGETVGPALAVPGAVEQILDNLLSNALRVSFINGSVTVVLRPTSTGAELSVVDQGPGMTAEQRRRAFDRFWRAPDAPKGGTGLGLSLVQRLTLAGGGEAILLPAQGGGLQAVIRLQGVPSTPTRRSPGRPGRPGRQGRRGRQGRQGRGPEPRPRPAIGAGTSGR
- a CDS encoding response regulator transcription factor; translated protein: MTLRALLIEDDETIAEPLAEGLGRYGLTVDRAATGAAGLRGPYGDIVLLDLGLPDMDGIDVCRGIRRVSGVPIIMLTARGTEADRVLGLELGADDYLAKPFSVRELIARIRAVTRRSGVPAGFGTPDGFGPPPGFGTDPGPLQAPLPTPIPAPAPTPFQAPTPAPAAGFGFGPAFGAQDPVGFPIPVPLSTPRSAPLRAPDPAPEPAPDPDPTSPTGALIVDRRTRQVWVGERQIPLTPKEFDLLALLTEDPGAVYSRQQILDRVWDPHFHGPTKTLDVHVATLRRKLGDPAWIQTLRGVGLRLAVRTSSDALR
- a CDS encoding carbonic anhydrase, whose translation is MKALLDRARSFRRRVDFESDAYRKLAEGQFPEALFVACSDSRVIPALITGARPGEVFEMRNAGNIVPPHRPCAVSGEAATIEYALEVLDVQDIVVCGHSHCGAMGALASGKDLSGLPGVGAWLEVARPGLASVLERPVPGDGGIMGGATGQTPGEPGSALVTELAQLNVRVQLAALREYPAARRRLAEGRLRLHGWYYEVDTGEVWELDESDNSFLVHAC
- a CDS encoding SulP family inorganic anion transporter, giving the protein MPPRPPAAPPPRPPDLAKKPGNAPGTAPKVDLATEIVASFVVFLVALPLCIGVAVASGAPPELGIISGVVGGLVVGMARGSTLQVSGPAAGLAALVADAVLEFGLATLGVIVLASGVLQIGLGLIRLGRMFQAISIAVVQGMLAGIGLPLMFSQLYPMADAKAVGKPVENMLGVPGLLVDTFADPQKAIAAALGAVTVALSFVWKKIPLPGPLKKVPAALVAVAGGMAVAALPGVEITTLQVGNLLASVQVPGPTQFAALANGAVLTTVLTFTVIASAESLFTAAAVDRMHSGPRTRYNSELIAQGAGNTLCGLLGALPMTAVVARSSANVQAGAKTRISRTLHGLWLLAFALLLPNVLALIPVCVLAGVLVHSGWKLFAPEEFPKMWRQDRGEFGVMTLTTVVIVATALLEGVLVGLAAGIGLAALRMSRTSVRTEVRDDTAKLVMTGNVTFLRLPKLIDALEEVAAAGTPRIRLDLTGVTHWDHACRSQVDEFVAQRRASGGIRVELLRPDEPGAPTPPVVQAAPAAPDVPGPTAEWFYLDPTPVEDLLPPEQRIWARADR
- a CDS encoding acyl-CoA carboxylase epsilon subunit yields the protein MIKVVRGNPTPEELAAALAVVQARAAATAASGQAAGPPAPPAEWSAPARIAHHRLPAPGPRAWARTYWPG